In the Arachis ipaensis cultivar K30076 chromosome B10, Araip1.1, whole genome shotgun sequence genome, one interval contains:
- the LOC107621591 gene encoding U11/U12 small nuclear ribonucleoprotein 31 kDa protein, with the protein MAPKRATHTDSDDEDDIFYYRFCSSSSSAQAQAQAQDQTKTITTAAGSASSSSLAPSKSTLYVSNLDYALTNSDLHTLFSTFGRIARVTVLKDRHTRLSRGVAFVQFVTREDARRAADQMHGKILNGRTLSASIALDNGRAPEFIRKRVYKDTGRCFECGQSGHLSYDCPRNRLGPRQRPPPKRGRRGGGGGMGRGGRGSRRREEDDNDDDDDDEGSDGGGGGAERFEDDNWASVVDGGADERLLGRNEKVVAKKKEKKAGYFSDESDEDDE; encoded by the coding sequence ATGGCACCCAAGAGAGCTACACACACCGATAGCGACGACGAAGACGACATCTTCTACTACCGCTTCTGCTCTTCTTCCTCATCTGCCCAAGCCCAGGCCCAGGCCCAAGACCAGACTAAGACTATTACTACTGCTGCTGGatccgcttcttcttcttcgttggCTCCCTCGAAATCAACCCTCTACGTTTCCAACCTGGACTACGCCCTAACCAACTCCGACCTCCACACACTCTTCTCCACCTTCGGCCGCATTGCCCGCGTAACCGTTCTCAAGGACCGCCATACCCGACTCAGTCGCGGCGTCGCCTTCGTCCAATTCGTCACTCGCGAAGACGCCCGCCGCGCCGCTGATCAAATGCACGGCAAGATCCTCAACGGCCGCACGCTCTCCGCCTCCATCGCACTCGACAACGGCCGCGCTCCGGAGTTCATTCGCAAGCGCGTCTACAAGGACACTGGCCGCTGCTTCGAGTGCGGCCAGTCCGGACACCTCTCCTACGACTGTCCCCGCAACCGCCTGGGTCCTCGCCAGCGCCCGCCTCCGAAGCGTGGCAGGCGCGGAGGCGGCGGAGGTATGGGAAGAGGCGGGAGAGGCAGCCGGCGAAGGGAGGAAGATGacaatgacgatgatgatgatgatgagggatCGGACGGTGGCGGTGGCGGCGCGGAGCGGTTTGAGGATGATAATTGGGCTTCGGTTGTAGACGGCGGCGCCGATGAGAGGCTTTTGGGGAGGAATGagaaggttgttgccaagaagaaagagaagaaagctGGGTACTTCAGCGATGAGAGCGACGAAGATGATGAATGA
- the LOC107622543 gene encoding uncharacterized protein LOC107622543 codes for MTPVCPFVKASRPDDSTPKKSGENSVKHQADSDSKCPFSKKEASDSASSSPKCPFGYDQNSFKIGPFSCVICQALLFESSKCVPCAHIFCKACISRFKDCPLCGADIEKIEPDTNLQGLVDRFIEGHARIRRSVSSNQGEETKESGQVEYEDVSLERGSFLVQHAMRAFRAQNLESAKSRLSICAEDIRSQIEKAGDTTELCSQLGAVLGMLGDCCRGMGDANSAVAYFEESVEFLSKLPKDDKEITHTLSVSLNKIGDLKYYDGNLQAARSYYLQSLNVRRDVIKHNSTVPTQVLDVAVSLAKVADVDRNLGDEKLATDGFQEAIDMLESLTLDSEAIGLEQRRQSVLEFLKSQVAEKQEQVETQVEATA; via the exons ATGACACCAGTTTGCCCGTTTGTCAAAGCTTCTCGGCCTGATGATAGTACTCCTAAAAAATCAGGTGAAAACTCGGTTAAACATCAGGCCGATTCGGACAGTAAGTGCCCCTTTAGTAAGAAGGAGGCTAGCGATTCGGCTAGTTCCTCGCCAAAGTGCCCTTTTGGATATGACCAAAACTCGTTTAAGATTGGTCCTTTTAGCTGTGTGATATGCCAGGCACTTCTCTTTGAGAGTAGCAAATGTGTGCCATGTGCTCATATTTTCTGCAA AGCATGTATATCACGCTTTAAGGACTGTCCATTATGTGGGGCTGATATTGAGAAGATTGAGCCTGATACCAATCTCCAAGGTTTGGTTGATCGATTTATTGAAGGTCATGCCAGGATCAGAAGGTCTGTTAGTTCAAACCAAGGAGAAGAAACAAAAGAGAGTGGACAGGTCGAATATGAGGATGTTTCTTTGGAAAGAGGTTCGTTCTTGGTCCAACATGCCATGAGG GCATTCCGTGCTCAGAATTTAGAAAGTGCCAAATCGAGACTCAGCATCTGTGCTGAAGACATTCGTAGTCAGATTGAAAAAGCAGGTGATACAACAGAATTATGCTCACAGCTTGGTGCAGTCTTGGGTATGCTTGGTGATTGCTG CCGAGGAATGGGTGATGCTAATTCTGCTGTCGCATATTTTGAAGAGAGTGTTGAATTTCTGTCTAAGTTGCCAAAAGATGATAAGGAG ATCACGCATACCCTTTCTGTTTCACTTAATAAAATTGGAGATCTTAAATATTATGATGGGAACCTGCAAGCTGCAAGATCTTATTATTTACAGTCTTTGAATGTTCGTCGTGATGTCATCAAGCATAATTCAACTGTCCCAACTCAG GTCCTTGATGTCGCCGTTTCTCTTGCTAAAGTTGCAGATGTCGACAGAAATCTAGGAGATGAAAAGTTGGCTACTGATGGATTTCAAGAAGCCATAGACATGTTGGAATCACTGACATTAGATTCTGAAGCCATCGGGCTTGAGCAACGG CGGCAATCAGTGCTAGAGTTTCTAAAAAGTCAAGTGGCTGAGAAACAAGAACAAGTCGAGACACAAGTCGAGGCAACTGCCTGA
- the LOC107622542 gene encoding putative pentatricopeptide repeat-containing protein At1g02420 isoform X1, which produces MLQMRVSFSRIPTSNLLFLRPFAATPNLQPNQNDAVETVFCIINSTSSSSSPSNLRQSLKSSGVFLSNDLIDDVLKRARFSHANPSQTLEFFRYTGARKGFYHTPYSFDTMLHILGRNRMFDQVWELLIEAKKKDRSVITQRTMMIVLARIAKVCSVRKTVESFKRLKKFVVEFDTDCFNALLRTLCQEKSMTDARNVYHGLKHNFCANLQTFNILLSGWKTPEDAEGFFKEMREMGVKPDVVTYNCLVDVYCKGREMEKAYKLLDEMRGQDLSPDVITYTSIIGGLGLIGQPDKARDVLKEMKEYGCYPDVPAYNAAIRNFCIAKRLGDAYRLVDEMESKGLSPNATTYNLFFRVFFWSNDLQSSWNLYTKMMAAGCLPNTQSCLFLIKLFKRQEKVEMAMKLWGDMVEKGFGSYTLVSDLLFDLLCDMGKLEEAEKCFLEMVEKGHKPSHVSFKRIKVLMELAKRHEALQNLTQKMAMFGKPIKAG; this is translated from the coding sequence ATGTTGCAGATGCGTGTCTCGTTCAGCCGAATCCCAACCTCGAATTTATTGTTCTTACGCCCCTTCGCTGCCACGCCAAACCTACAGCCAAACCAGAATGATGCTGTTGAAACAGTTTTCTGCATAATCAACTccacctcctcttcctcttcccccTCAAACCTCAGGCAATCCCTCAAATCCAGTGGTGTTTTCCTTTCCAATGACCTCATTGATGATGTCCTCAAGAGGGCCCGATTTAGCCATGCTAACCCATCCCAGACCCTCGAGTTCTTCCGATACACCGGTGCAAGAAAAGGGTTCTACCACACCCCGTATTCATTTGACACCATGCTTCACATCCTTGGACGAAATCGTATGTTTGACCAAGTCTGGGAACTCTTAATCGAAGCGAAGAAGAAAGACCGATCGGTTATAACACAACGCACAATGATGATTGTTTTGGCCAGAATTGCCAAGGTCTGTTCTGTAAGGAAAACAGTTGAGTCttttaaaaggctcaagaagTTTGTGGTGGAGTTCGACACTGATTGTTTCAATGCATTGTTGAGAACACTCTGCCAAGAGAAGAGCATGACAGATGCTAGGAATGTATATCATGGTTTGAAGCACAATTTTTGCGCGAATTTGCAGACTTTTAACATACTCTTGTCTGGGTGGAAGACCCCTGAGGATGCAGAGGGGTTCTTTAAGGAGATGAGAGAAATGGGGGTGAAGCCCGATGTTGTTACCTACAATTGCTTGGTGGATGTGTACTGTAAGGGCAGGGAAATGGAGAAGGCTTATAAGTTGCTCGATGAAATGCGTGGCCAGGATTTGTCGCCGGATGTGATCACTTATACTAGTATTATTGGTGGCTTGGGGTTGATTGGTCAACCTGATAAGGCGAGGGATGTTTTGAAGGAAATGAAGGAGTATGGTTGTTACCCGGATGTTCCCGCATACAATGCTGCCATCAGAAATTTCTGCATTGCCAAGAGGCTTGGTGATGCATATCGTTTGGTGGATGAGATGGAGAGTAAAGGGTTGAGTCCGAATGCGACTACTTACAATTTGTTCTTCAGGGTATTTTTCTGGTCCAATGATTTGCAGAGCTCTTGGAACTTGTACACGAAGATGATGGCTGCAGGATGTCTTCCAAACACACAGTCTTGTTTGTTCTTGATAAAGCTGTTTAAGAGGCAGGAAAAGGTAGAAATGGCTATGAAGTTGTGGGGTGACATGGTGGAGAAGGGTTTTGGATCCTACACCTTGGTTTCTGATTTGCTCTTTGACTTGCTTTGTGATATGGGGAAGTTGGAAGAAGCAGAGAAGTGTTtcttggaaatggttgagaagggGCATAAGCCAAGCCATGTTTCTTTCAAGAGAATCAAGGTTCTCATGGAACTAGCTAAAAGGCATGAGGCTCTGCAGAACTTGACACAGAAAATGGCCATGTTTGGCAAACCAATTAAAGCTGGTTAA
- the LOC107622542 gene encoding putative pentatricopeptide repeat-containing protein At1g02420 isoform X2, protein MRVSFSRIPTSNLLFLRPFAATPNLQPNQNDAVETVFCIINSTSSSSSPSNLRQSLKSSGVFLSNDLIDDVLKRARFSHANPSQTLEFFRYTGARKGFYHTPYSFDTMLHILGRNRMFDQVWELLIEAKKKDRSVITQRTMMIVLARIAKVCSVRKTVESFKRLKKFVVEFDTDCFNALLRTLCQEKSMTDARNVYHGLKHNFCANLQTFNILLSGWKTPEDAEGFFKEMREMGVKPDVVTYNCLVDVYCKGREMEKAYKLLDEMRGQDLSPDVITYTSIIGGLGLIGQPDKARDVLKEMKEYGCYPDVPAYNAAIRNFCIAKRLGDAYRLVDEMESKGLSPNATTYNLFFRVFFWSNDLQSSWNLYTKMMAAGCLPNTQSCLFLIKLFKRQEKVEMAMKLWGDMVEKGFGSYTLVSDLLFDLLCDMGKLEEAEKCFLEMVEKGHKPSHVSFKRIKVLMELAKRHEALQNLTQKMAMFGKPIKAG, encoded by the coding sequence ATGCGTGTCTCGTTCAGCCGAATCCCAACCTCGAATTTATTGTTCTTACGCCCCTTCGCTGCCACGCCAAACCTACAGCCAAACCAGAATGATGCTGTTGAAACAGTTTTCTGCATAATCAACTccacctcctcttcctcttcccccTCAAACCTCAGGCAATCCCTCAAATCCAGTGGTGTTTTCCTTTCCAATGACCTCATTGATGATGTCCTCAAGAGGGCCCGATTTAGCCATGCTAACCCATCCCAGACCCTCGAGTTCTTCCGATACACCGGTGCAAGAAAAGGGTTCTACCACACCCCGTATTCATTTGACACCATGCTTCACATCCTTGGACGAAATCGTATGTTTGACCAAGTCTGGGAACTCTTAATCGAAGCGAAGAAGAAAGACCGATCGGTTATAACACAACGCACAATGATGATTGTTTTGGCCAGAATTGCCAAGGTCTGTTCTGTAAGGAAAACAGTTGAGTCttttaaaaggctcaagaagTTTGTGGTGGAGTTCGACACTGATTGTTTCAATGCATTGTTGAGAACACTCTGCCAAGAGAAGAGCATGACAGATGCTAGGAATGTATATCATGGTTTGAAGCACAATTTTTGCGCGAATTTGCAGACTTTTAACATACTCTTGTCTGGGTGGAAGACCCCTGAGGATGCAGAGGGGTTCTTTAAGGAGATGAGAGAAATGGGGGTGAAGCCCGATGTTGTTACCTACAATTGCTTGGTGGATGTGTACTGTAAGGGCAGGGAAATGGAGAAGGCTTATAAGTTGCTCGATGAAATGCGTGGCCAGGATTTGTCGCCGGATGTGATCACTTATACTAGTATTATTGGTGGCTTGGGGTTGATTGGTCAACCTGATAAGGCGAGGGATGTTTTGAAGGAAATGAAGGAGTATGGTTGTTACCCGGATGTTCCCGCATACAATGCTGCCATCAGAAATTTCTGCATTGCCAAGAGGCTTGGTGATGCATATCGTTTGGTGGATGAGATGGAGAGTAAAGGGTTGAGTCCGAATGCGACTACTTACAATTTGTTCTTCAGGGTATTTTTCTGGTCCAATGATTTGCAGAGCTCTTGGAACTTGTACACGAAGATGATGGCTGCAGGATGTCTTCCAAACACACAGTCTTGTTTGTTCTTGATAAAGCTGTTTAAGAGGCAGGAAAAGGTAGAAATGGCTATGAAGTTGTGGGGTGACATGGTGGAGAAGGGTTTTGGATCCTACACCTTGGTTTCTGATTTGCTCTTTGACTTGCTTTGTGATATGGGGAAGTTGGAAGAAGCAGAGAAGTGTTtcttggaaatggttgagaagggGCATAAGCCAAGCCATGTTTCTTTCAAGAGAATCAAGGTTCTCATGGAACTAGCTAAAAGGCATGAGGCTCTGCAGAACTTGACACAGAAAATGGCCATGTTTGGCAAACCAATTAAAGCTGGTTAA
- the LOC107621236 gene encoding proline-rich receptor-like protein kinase PERK3, with protein sequence MLLIPAKSSSSSDLFSSSIYSTEASTSSSVASSRQLGQQIDNHLEQQQQPDFENPVCSKCKNRRPRPRLKIELSYSELSKATNGFSQKNFLSEGGFGAVYKGQLSNGMRVAVKQHKNTSFQGDKEFQSEVSVLREARHENVLMLLGSCSEGHNRILVYEYVCNGSLDQHLSQHSRSPLSWEDRIKVAIGVAKGLLYLHSKNIIHRDLRPNNILITHDHHPLIGDFGLARTQNQDSIHSTELVGTLGYLAPEYFECGKVSTKTDVYSFGVVLLELITGMRTIDKRLGGRSLVGWARPLLRERNYPDLIDERIKEDYDIHKLFWMVRLAEKCVSKDPQKRLSMLAVVNALNGIVEGSTCIKIKEYSPARSDSFYSDSESDNDDEDELHGYEFEEGELQTQQTEESTPSDNNKTTNNQMLQLIVRHNIRVKF encoded by the exons ATGTTATT GATAC CGGCCAAGTCATCATCGTCAAGCGACTTATTCTCTTCAAGTATTTACAGCACTGAAGCGTCAACATCATCAAGTGTGGCAAGTTCGCGACAACTAGGACAACAAATAGACAACCACCtcgaacaacaacaacaaccagatTTCGAAAACCCGGTTTGCAGCAAGTGCAAGAACCGAAGACCGAGGCCGCGGTTGAAGATAGAGTTGAGTTACTCGGAGTTGTCGAAAGCGACAAACGGATTCTCTCAGAAGAATTTCTTGTCGGAAGGAGGATTTGGAGCGGTGTACAAAGGACAACTGAGTAACGGAATGAGAGTGGCCGTGAAGCAGCACAAGAACACAAGCTTCCAAGGAGACAAGGAGTTTCAGTCGGAGGTTAGTGTTCTTAGAGAAGCAAGACATGAGAATGTTTTGATGCTTTTGGGTTCATGCTCTGAGGGACATAACAGGATTCTTGTTTATGAATATGTCTGCAATGGATCCCTTGATCAACATCTCTCAC AACACTCTCGATCACCTCTTAGTTGGGAAGATAGGATCAAAGTAGCAATTGGAGTTGCGAAGGGGTTGTTGTATTTACACTCCAAAAACATCATTCACAGAGATTTGCGACCAAACAATATTCTTATaacacatgatcatcatcctctg atAGGTGATTTCGGGTTGGCAAGAACACAAAATCAAGACTCGATACACTCGACAGAATTGGTCGGAACGTTAGGATATTTGGCGCCAGAATATTTCGAATGTGGCAAAGTGTCAACCAAAACAGATGTTTACTCTTTTGGTGTTGTTCTTTTAGAGCTAATTACTGGAATGAGAACCATTGACAAAAGACTTGGAGGGAGAAGCCTTGTGGGTTGG GCAAGGCCACTATTAAGAGAGAGGAATTATCCAGATTTAATTGATGAAAGGATTAAAGAAGATTATGATATCCATAAACTATTTTGGATGGTTCGTTTAGCTGAGAAATGTGTAAGCAAAGACCCTCAAAAACGACTCAGTATGCTTGCG GTGGTTAATGCTTTGAATGGCATAGTAGAAGGAAGTACATGCATCAAAATAAAGGAATATTCCCCAGCAAGATCAGACTCATTCTACAGTGATTCTGAATctgataatgatgatgaagatgaattGCATGGTTATGAATTTGAAGAAGGTGAGTTACAAACTCAACAAACAGAAGAATCCACACCAAGTGACAATAATAAAACCACAAATAATCAAATGTTGCAACTAATTGTAAGACATAATATAAGAGTAAAATTTTGA